In Vitis vinifera cultivar Pinot Noir 40024 chromosome 11, ASM3070453v1, a genomic segment contains:
- the LOC100244113 gene encoding auxin-responsive protein SAUR77 produces the protein MAKGGGGKLTKLKSVIKKWQSIGKLGRANGSSIAAASPSDDDSDSRDLHPVYVGKSRRRYLVGSDVMEHPLFRELVERSGDSDTVNVACEVVLFEHLLWMLENADPRPESLEELVEFYAC, from the coding sequence ATGGCCAAAGGTGGTGGTGGGAAGCTGACGAAGCTGAAGTCAGTGATAAAGAAATGGCAGTCAATTGGGAAGCTTGGGCGGGCAAACGGCAGCTCAATTGCCGCCGCGAGCCCCTCGGACGACGACAGCGACTCCAGAGACCTCCACCCGGTCTACGTGGGTAAGTCGCGGCGGCGCTACCTCGTTGGCTCCGACGTCATGGAGCACCCACTGTTCCGGGAGCTGGTGGAACGGTCCGGAGACTCCGACACGGTAAACGTTGCATGTGAGGTGGTACTGTTCGAACACCTCCTCTGGATGCTTGAAAATGCTGATCCCCGCCCAGAATCACTGGAGGAGCTGGTTGAGTTCTATGCCTGCTAA